Within the Platichthys flesus chromosome 8, fPlaFle2.1, whole genome shotgun sequence genome, the region TTCTTCTTTTCATCTCTAATCGTTTTCTTTCCATCACTTAGTGctcaaattattttgttaacTTAAGCAGACTGATTTTCTTCAGGCTATATTCCCTCTAACATGAACACTGCATGAAGCAATAATTAAGCTGCCTCCAGGTCCACACCGATGTCATGTAAAGCAGGACCAGTGCACACAAGCTTCAACCTGTTACAAACCCACGTCAGAGCTAATGAGAAGATTCTGCAAAGTTCCCGTGCATAGCAGGAATCTCACACTACATTTGAACCCCCGACGTGTTTGGATTAGTTTCTGCAGCTGACTCAATGATTGTGGTCATAGAATAGACGATTAATCAGCTTGGTATCACATTAAATACTGAATGTTCTCCTGTGACACATCTCACTACTATCTCCTCATAACCTATCATGAATCTATGATACATATTAGTTCCTAATTTTGCTACTGAATTAACCAGGTTTGCAACAATCGctaaatttacatatttattcaaACTTAATCTGACGACTGGAATCATCTCAAGTTAAAGTTAATTTGTGCAGCCAAATATATCTGTGAATTCCTTtacaaaaaaactgtatttgcaGGGACTTGATATGAGCTTAACTCCTAAATGCTGCATACATTGTGTCCACATTTATTATTGTCTGTTGTCCCTTGCATGTATTTCTATTAAAGGTGcagatcatagactgtatataagaTTGGATGACATGattgctccccaaaagtgaagccaaagtgtctctatTGCCCCTGgtagctggctgcagtataggtcataaatcctgtctcctccatgttaggtattgggacatggaccaaaccaaaaatactcaaagtatttcacatttatttgtgtttcctaTACTCACACATCACAGTTTGCCTCATTGGATTTGACAAAGGGAGACGTCATCTGCTCTTAACGCTCGACGAGAGAAGAAAAACCCCACCTATTTACAGTCTTTATTTATAGTGATCCCTTATTGATGATCACTGCTGATACCATCAGAGATCAAAACTAGATTAACAGGCGGTTTCAATGACTAACATTTTACACAGTCAGGAGgaagtttaaaagaaaagatgaaaatgatttgaaatgtatttcCTCGTCTTACAAACTATCTTAATACACATGAAGACAAATCTCATGCCTTTATttggacacatttaaaaaaaaaaaaaaaagtatttaccTCGTTTAAATCTACTGACGTCCTCACTTTGATCATTTTAAGACAGTTTTAAATCATATGCAAGAAGACTCATGCTGATATTTGAACAAGAGTCTTCTTGCTGGTGCTGCTAGGTTTCGGTTTTTCTAAACCAGGCTACAAACGTCAATCTACCTGAGCTGAACCTGCAGGATCCACCGCATGGGGTTGGGCTACACCCCCTCACCCCCTGCAGCCATTCATACAGAGACATTCACAGTCCGTGCACGGAGCCAAAGAGCAGAGgatgcaggagcagcagcagcagcacacaccgACTgacagagcgtgtgtgtgcaggagcaAAAACTGAGGCTCCTACCAACAatctgtgtgagagaaaaatTGAACAAGCCGCTTGTTTCTGGTGAGTCACTTCTGTTAATTAGAAATACAAGTTTAGACATAACAGATAATAATTGTTTCCTACAGTTGTGGACATTTATTGCTCTAACATTTTGACTTACTTGTTAAATCTAAATGGGTCGTATGGAAATCAGACTATGGCTTTAAATCAATCATCTGTTCATTATAATGTGTTATCTTATTAAACATATATGCTAATTGCACAGACTGAGAACAGgctgagtttggttttaaagtgCTCTTGGTGTTGCTCTGGTGTTTTAACGTGTTCTCCTCAAAAGAAGTTTCCAATTTTAGATatgaaaagcagaaacaaaactgaaagtTTTCAGTTCTTTACGCCTTCTTCGGTTTGTTTATCTCTGCGTAACCATCAACCTTTTAAAAGTGATGGATCATTTATTCCTCATCTGTTTTAATAAGAGTAATAGACAAGTAGAGTTCACACTGGGCCAACCATCATTAAGTGACGTAAATTAACAGGGTGTCGTCATTTGCAGTTAGCCAGTGAAATTATATATTGATGGATCCAGTAAGTGTATCATTAGATGATGAGTTACGTATAGAGCACTGTTGTTGGCATCCAATCATAAAGAAGGGTATCAACTGTTCTTGTAATGGAGATCTTCCTACTTCCCTTTCTTTTGTCATCCTACGACAGTTATTAATGTTGTCGTTCGTCATTTAGCACAAAGCCAAGTGACGTACTTATCTCTTCAAACATGATCGTTTTCTATTGCTCTTTAAGGAACAAGTTACATAACGTGATGGGATCATAGTCATAGCTTAACTCAGCCATCTATTCAAAACTTTAACCTTAACCTCAACTGGCTTATCACTCCGATTCCTCCTCTGCAAAAAGGAGCTAAACCATTCAGGCAAGGTGAAATCTGGCGAAACCCCAAGTCGAATCAGGTAGAACAAGATTCACTTACTTGTTTACAGCATTTTCCCACAGAAACCTGCTGTTGCTCAATGTGTGGGTGACAAACGTGTAAGTTCCCATGGCCTTTCTGTATGAGGGGACCGAAACCTGGCACGTCTCTCAAACTGAGTCAGGTTAATTATATagcatttagaaaaacaacaggagaTAAAATCTATCATCCATTGTGAAATAATGGAAAGTATggattaaaataacaaacaagaaGTGCATTAACCTACAATCAAAACCTGTGTACGAAATTCAATGGCACTGGGTGGAGCACATATCTCCTTGAATTCACTCAAGCTGAAGCAAAttttacacactcatagatatcagtttcctaaatatgcctgatttaaTTTCTTCCCTGATCCATGCTGCATCCTTACACCGAGTTTTGTGTAAATCCCACCTTTtggttttgtgtaatcttgctaacaaacatataaaccaaccaacacacaaaatgacatggggtgaaaacataacgtccttGATGGAGGTATtgaataagataaaataatgacAGACAACAGAATCATAAGGCAAATTATAATTTGGGACAATATTAAAAAGTTAGTAAAGtaaaattagattagattttatATTATCGATCGTGGGGAAAAACCTTGTGTGGAACTGGAGATTGTTCCCGAGCTCGGGggaagcaacagagagagagagctcagcTCGGATTCTTTTTGTTTAAAGACGAGAAAGaaggactgggggggggggacaaggaTGACCTCAATGACCTGGGAGCCAGTATATAGAACCAGGGTGTCGGGGATATAACGTAGACCCCAATTATTTCTGTATGTAACCGGTAACCGATGCAGGTTTGCCTGTTAAATCTGCCCCAACATGTTTACTAAAATCCTGCTAAAGACCTTTTCTGAGGCTGCACCTCCAGACGGAAGTTTAAATCTAAATCCTCAGAAGCTCTGGTCATCAGCTGCGTCCAGAGCTTGTTGCTCACTCTGCTGATGTATCAACTGTTTGTTACTTACACTCcgttaattcccccccccccgtacgtGGATGTGCCTGTCACTGTGGCTGTTTGTGCTGTAGGGGCTTGAACAGTGTGACTTCATTCTCAGGCCGCTCTGTGCACTTCTCTCAATGCCCCATGCTGCTCGCCATTGTGAGTGCTTCCAGTGGCTATACCCCCCTTTGCACACAGGCTCTATACTGAGGAGGCCATTGAGCAGGGTTCGCCTCAATACCCAAAGAAGCTCCTCTACCACCCTCCTCCCTCATTTGCTTTCAGTCACGGTCgtctttttcctccctcctatATTCCTTAGGTTTAGAGAGGTGAATGAAATCCGGCCAGTGCTCGGTATACAGAGGAAGGGTTCTCTGCGGCGCCCCATCCATCTTCAGGCTGTGTTCCACGCTGCACAGACGAGGATCTGCAGTTTCTACTCAGTgaatgaggaggagagatgtCTCAAGAGAATAGCTGTTGCAGAGTTTGCAGCAGGGGCTTTTATGGCTGCCACTGGAGGGAGCCGagtgaaaacaagagaaaagtgAGTATTTCCAGCCAAGgtattatgtattatgtatatGAATATAGGGATATATTCTCAAACAAGAATGACATGAGCgcatatctccaccaaggcccagcagtcttCTCATGAAAGGCACATTTATGTCCGCTTGATCCGGATTTTAATTTGGTTCTGCacaaagtagtttttttttttttttaataaagataattattttaaatttcctGGCTAAAATGTCCCAAATTCTCAAAACGTGAAAGAAAGTGGATCCAAAATCCTCTGTACACCTCCTTGTCTAGGTTCATGCCAACTCCTCTGTCTTGGCCCATATCCCATTTTCTCAACGAGTTTCTTGGGAATCAGTTGAGCAGTTTTTTGCGCAATCCTGCcgagagacaaacaaactgacaaaatCCAAACAAAGGTACAGGTGTGGAAATGGGGCTTGGCAGAGGTTATGAGTTTAAGAGAGTTCAGACAAGCCTTTAACGTGCTCATTTTCTGGAGCACTGCTTTGCGCTGAACTGaatgtgtgatgttaataaacaaTCTGCATCCGTTTCAGTTTTCAATACTTCCACTGAGCCCTGAACCTTCAGAAATCCCTGTAAGCAGGGATCAACATTCCTCTGGACGGAatttagaaatataaaatatcgcCAATGAACCGTTCTGACGATTTACCAACGGCTTACTTCAAATGCCTTTAAAATGAAAGTTGAATACTTTGTTTGGAGAAGGCTATTGACGTGCtttcaggaaataaaaaaacacggTAAACAGAGTCATGATTGATGAACTGAATATGCATGTTTGTGCCAAGAAAAGGAAGTAAACCTGCAGGTCCTAACAGGCTTGTTGTGGGCTTATCAGGGAAAGGATTATAAAGGGGCGGAGGATTGCGGTGCAGTCTGTCATTTCTGCACAAAAAAACGGGGCTGGTAACTGGAGGTGAGCTGGTGATTGTGAAAGAGCACGAAggacctgtttgtgtttggccATCAGGGTACAGAGCAGAGTGGAAAACCACCGATGAAATGTTGGAATGTCCCATTGTCTTTTCTgataaaatcacacacacacacgcacacacacacgcacacacacacacacacacacacacatacacttctcaataataaattaattattatggACTATCACTCcacctgttttattttagcACGCATGCTGCTGGTTCTCGGTCGTCACGTTggcctccctgctctctctctgctggatgTACATTTGTCTGGTTAGTTTTAATGACCGAGAGGATGTTAACTGGTGAGTGAgcgcaaacatgcacacacacacacatacacacgcacacacacaatccacatTGAATCCGACACAAAAGCCCAgaatcctctcttttctttccctttccctctcttttcttttcattattggTGACCTCTATTCTGCCAACCTTGTGTTGCCCTCTATTGTTCCATCAGGCAGGGCTTCACGAAACTGAAGCGGTGGGTGAACTGGTTCATGGTGCTGATCATCGTTTCTGCAGTGATAACCAGCTACTGCGTCCTGCTGCTGGTGAGAATATAGGAGGATTCGTTGGTGATTAGTTTTTATGTTAACAGTAGTAGCTCGATCGGGGGAAAAAACGTACAATTGTTAAGCGTTGTTTAGCTTAGCTTCATACCATCATGACATAGTATTTAATCCAAATTCCAAACAGGCATTGTTGCAGTTTTGTGTTCCCTAATTGACACTATTCATTTCAGCTCTTTGCACTGTTCCAAGTCGCTTTAAAAGAACCACTCGACTTACACTGGCTGCACAAGGTATTCAAACATGTACCCTTCTGTCTGTTCCTATAGTACATATGTTTTACTTTCACTGATCAAACTTTTGCATTATCTCTTTTTTGCTTCTTCTCCGCACAGATCCTCATATTCTTTGGTGTGATGTTCATCACTTTCGGGGTCATAGGAATTAGTCTCCAGTGGAAACAAGAATGGCCGACTGTTCTTCTTTCACTCCAGGTAGAGTCAGGGTGTCTTGCCGAGCGCTGAGggccatgtgtgtgttaatggtaCTGGGGTTTATTTTGacttctctgtgtcctctgtgtgttttgacaGGCCACAGGTCCTTTCTTGCAGTTTGGTTCTGTCGGAGCGTTGACGCTGCTGAGTCCTCTCGTCTTCCGGAGCTTCTACGATGCCGGAACGGGTATGTGGCGGACGTCATGTAAGATTCGACAATGACGTGACTCACATGCAAATTAGACATCAGCAGTTTTCCAGACATCGATATCGCTGCTTTGCAAAAGACTTGAATTGGTCAACTGTGAAAATGAGGTTCATTTGGCTTCGACTGCGGGAAACCGCTGCAACAGGATTAACATGATCTGTCTTGATCCCAGACTGGAAATCACAATAACAATAAGTGGACGGATGAGTGAATAAAGatacaataaatagaaaaataaaggattcatccattcatccaacGATTATTTACATGGCTTATCCTCCTGAGGGTCAtgtgggggctggagccaacCTAAGCCCGACATTCAATAATTCTTTGCCTTGTATAATGCAACACTTATTGCAATGATATGTGTATCTCTAACGTGGCCATGGCCTGAAGACTTTTTCCTCACAATTTAATAAGTGACTGATTTACGACTATTGGATGTGAGATAAATGCAAGTAAGGACTCAGAGAGAGAACCAGCAGAGATTGGTATCAGAGAAGCTTTAGTCAAACGCCTTCATTTATGGAGGATCAGCGTTTTTGTTCTCTGAATGAGTAACACACtcaatcatcttcatcacacttAAGTTTCTAGTGAAAGTCAGCTAATAAATCACATTGTAGTTGAAAGAAAGAACTTTATTAGGCACTGTAGTTTGCATGTTGAATAAATTAATGTACAAAAATACgcacattttaatatttgactGCCTACACAGGGAAAGGGTGCACAAAAAGGATCCAGTGTGTGGAAGTTGGGATATTTAAGAGACTATCACGGTGTGAAAGCTGGTGTTTCCTCAGGGGGTCACTATACAGGACTTTATATtatgtttattctgctgtgacactcacagcagaataaaccgCTACAGTCGATCCtcttattactattattactcttatttcttctcttctcagcGTGGTCTAGAGCCGTCATCGCATTGGCCTTTGTCGTGGTGTCAGCTGCCATCTTCCTGTGTCCCCTGATCATCGAGTCTCCCTGTCTGCTGAGTGAATTGCCTGAAAAACCCAAGCTCATTGGCCACAGAGGCGCCCCAATGGTGAGCGTCCTTTATCCCGCCCTGAAGATACACACAGTGCATCTCTGCAAATGTTGAGCTGTCAAGGTTGAGGCCCTCGTACCGTTTATTGGGTCAAATGGTTGTAGTGCGACACTGTCTTGCATCATTGACAGTATATCGCGTCTGTTCACTGATGTAATCTGTTCAATGACTTTGAAACGACAGAAAACACTGGACTTCTGGCTCAGGTGCGAACAAATGCCCTCTCGTGTGAGGGCCCCATGTGCTGCTCTGTCCTTGTTAGTGTGCTTTGCTCCTGGGTCACCATTAAGCCCAATTTAACACAGCTTCAGGGCAGTTCGGGAGTTTAAGCACATGAGCGTTTCTCACCCATCTGTCCTCGCTGTGCTCAGCTGGCTCCGGAGAACACCATGATGTCGTTCAACAGCAGCATCGCATGCGGCGTGACGGCCTTTGAGACCGACGTGCAGATCAGGTATGCTGGAAATGGACTCATATTTGAAAGgctttttagtgttttttttttttttttttaaaggagacatattgtgCTTTTTCAGAATTTCTTTCCTTTAATGTGAATAAGTAAGAACCAACGTCTGCAGCAAAGGGAGCTCCTCTCCCCCACAGAGAACACTGCCCCCAATGCTCAATCTACATTACTACGTTTTCGTTTGACATCactaagatacatttattgatcccaaccacatgcacaatcacacgaCATGCAgagtcttctgcttttgtcccatctggtgaacatcacaggatgcacagcgcccggggagcagatgttgggggagtattGGTGGTGCCTTGCTGACCctgttttggtttgaaaactCTGCTGCAACGCTTTAGTCTGGACAGGGATGTTTGAAAACTATGACGTAGAAAATCGcaaccgcttgctgattgggtcttttcggACACAACGTGGCCTACTCTGATTCGTCGGGCATCTATCtcggctaccagtgtagaacgcaaCTTGGATACTCAATTACAATCGccgctgaccctgttgtctttgctaacagctgttaaattcaggtttatttttatgatacagctgtggtcatgtgacattttTCAGTTGAATAAATATGAACTGGACTTTTAAGTGATACGGAGCAAACGCTTGGATGGACAGAGAGTGTTTTAGTTTAGTAATATGGATGTAGccagttgaccaatcacaacaaagGGGGCCagttggccaatcagagcagactagACTTTAACTTGGAGGGAGGCCTTAAAGAGACGGGAGCTAAAACCAAACGtgtcagacagaggctgagaagCGGAGCCGCAGCAATGGACAGTAAGAACAAAGTGATGTGTTTCACGAACATCAGAGCAACATTATGAAGCTGAATatgagcataatatgtctcctttaagaaCCTGTGGCTTCTACACAGTGCAATAGGGTCATAAAGTATTTAATACAACTTCACGGTTTCTCTATTCTAGTAAAGACAAAATTCCCTTCTTGATGCACGACAACCACTCCGAGTTTCTGTCGAGGACAACAAACGTGAAGGAGAAGTTACCAGACAAACTTTCCAGCTCCAGTTACAACATAACGTGGGAGGAGCTGCAGACCCTGAACGCAGGCGAGTGGTTCCTGAAGGTGAGGGCTCTGCATTGGTACCTGCTCGTCCGCACACTTGCACATTGTGATCATTCAGCCTGCTGTAGTCACAGTGCGTATCACTTGACTCTCCAGACGGATCCTTTCCATTCGGTGTCCCAGCTCCCAGAGGACGAGAGGGAAGCTGCTGGGAATCAGACCATACCCTCTTTACGAGAGCTGCTCGCCCTCGCCCAGCAGCACAACATCTCAGTGATGTTTGACCTTTACAGTTCCAACCAGGAAGATGACACCAACCACACAGTCAGCACCATCCTGGATTCTGGCATCAACCAAAGCCTGGTATGCGTTGGGTTTTGTCAGTGTCGTATTTTCCTTTATATGCCTCCGTTCTGCTGACAGCCATGTTTTTTTCGGcttgtctgtccgtccgtccaaCTCTTGTGAACGCAATATCTCCGGAACCAACTTGATACAAATTATTAGGTTTTCACGTTGTGCACTAACATTTACTTGGATTCGAGAAGATTAACTGATTATATTGGAGtggtaaaaggtcaaaggtcaagggcACTTGGcctcacaaacatgtttttgtctcaTGAACGTGACATTTAAAGTCTAGCTTTAGACTTTGGACAGTGGTCACTTTGActtaaagatgaactgatttgatttctggGTCAAAGGTCCGAGTGACTTTATATAAGTGTGGAAATAAATTTGTTTGTATTCTGAAACTTCACTGGTTGGTGGAGAAATACAACCACAGAGCagtaattaaattttttttatagatCCTCTGGCTTCCTCCTGCTGGAAGAGAGGCTGTGGTCTCGGCTGCTCCAGGTTTCACCCAGGTCTATGACAGCGAAAATGACACGACAGGAAAAAATAATTCACACCTGAATGTGAAATACAGCAATTTGAGTACAACAAGAATCAGGTACaaaacaatatacaatataattaaACCCTATGCACCAAAGTTTATAATGTACTGGTGCCAGGGGCACGTACGCAtcagtgttttaattaaaagtatgtgtgtatgtgtgtgtgtgtgtgtgtgtgtgtgtgtgtttggagcatGCTGAGGCACTTTCAATGAATAAAGATGCACCGCTTACAGCCTCCAGGGAAATGGAATGTGATTTAAGGAGTATCTCCAGCGTGGAGTGTTGTTAAACTGATGAGCAGAGGAGGCATAACAAAAAATAGAATGGAATGAAACACGTTGTAACATGTTGTCACAAAGTTTTTAATCATCGTCTATCAATCTTTGCAGTAAGAAAAACTAGATTTGCATTTTATTCAACAAATGCAAAAATTATTTAATACAGATTAATAAGAGAAGTGATAACAAAAACATACATTACATGCACATatgcaaatacataaatattccGATATATACTTGTGTACATACATGATCATTATTATGTACAGCTGATTTGAATATaccatttctctcttctttcacctaaagtacaatatatataaaggTCTGTTTCCTGTTCAAACTCTGTGTCTGAATCTGTCAGTGAACTGCGGAAGGACAACGTCACCGTGAACCTGTGGGTGGTGAATGAGCGATGGCTCTTTTCTCTGCTGTGGTGTGCAGGGGCCAGCTCCGTCACCACCAACGCCTGCCACCTCctaaaagaaatgaaaggacCTGACTGGGTCATGGTGAGCAATCGATCATTTCACTATCAATAAATGAGCAATAAATACCACTCAAGCATTTCCTTTGGAGCTTACAGgtcttgtttctgtgtctcaggCAAAAGACACATACACTATTGCGTGGATCGTGGTGGATGTTTTATCCTTTCTGATAATGGCCGGGCTCTTCATCTGGCAGAGGTAAGACGAGCAGACGTTTGCTGTGACACATTTGTGTAAACAGTCCCATGAAAGTGAACACAATGGCTCACCCACTCCACTgtttctgtcaggagaacacacGTGTTGTGTCCAAGGAGAGGTACAGTAGTTTAGATTTTAATATGTTGCAACAGTATATGCAACTAATGACTGTTTTCATGAATCTGCAGATTATTTTCATGATCAATCAGTTaatatttaagtttaaaataatgtttatcgGTATTTTCGGATGTCCAAATTATTTCTAGTTCGtggtcatttaaaataaaagactgaaaTTCGAATCTGGAACAAAGGaatgtttttccctttttcttggAAATAACTGAATTGATTTAATGATTATGAAAATAGCTGCAGACTAACTTTCTGTTGATCCACTAACATATTAACAGACTAATGGACCAATGACTCCA harbors:
- the gdpd2 gene encoding glycerophosphoinositol inositolphosphodiesterase GDPD2 isoform X1 — translated: MSQENSCCRVCSRGFYGCHWREPSENKRKHACCWFSVVTLASLLSLCWMYICLVSFNDREDVNWQGFTKLKRWVNWFMVLIIVSAVITSYCVLLLLFALFQVALKEPLDLHWLHKILIFFGVMFITFGVIGISLQWKQEWPTVLLSLQATGPFLQFGSVGALTLLSPLVFRSFYDAGTAWSRAVIALAFVVVSAAIFLCPLIIESPCLLSELPEKPKLIGHRGAPMLAPENTMMSFNSSIACGVTAFETDVQISKDKIPFLMHDNHSEFLSRTTNVKEKLPDKLSSSSYNITWEELQTLNAGEWFLKTDPFHSVSQLPEDEREAAGNQTIPSLRELLALAQQHNISVMFDLYSSNQEDDTNHTVSTILDSGINQSLILWLPPAGREAVVSAAPGFTQVYDSENDTTGKNNSHLNVKYSNLSTTRISELRKDNVTVNLWVVNERWLFSLLWCAGASSVTTNACHLLKEMKGPDWVMAKDTYTIAWIVVDVLSFLIMAGLFIWQRRTHVLCPRRGTEMQRNNTPAWSGNELSPFLTTG
- the gdpd2 gene encoding glycerophosphoinositol inositolphosphodiesterase GDPD2 isoform X2; this encodes MSQENSCCRVCSRGFYGCHWREPSENKRKHACCWFSVVTLASLLSLCWMYICLVSFNDREDVNWQGFTKLKRWVNWFMVLIIVSAVITSYCVLLLLFALFQVALKEPLDLHWLHKILIFFGVMFITFGVIGISLQWKQEWPTVLLSLQATGPFLQFGSVGALTLLSPLVFRSFYDAGTAWSRAVIALAFVVVSAAIFLCPLIIESPCLLSELPEKPKLIGHRGAPMLAPENTMMSFNSSIACGVTAFETDVQISKDKIPFLMHDNHSEFLSRTTNVKEKLPDKLSSSSYNITWEELQTLNAGEWFLKTDPFHSVSQLPEDEREAAGNQTIPSLRELLALAQQHNISVMFDLYSSNQEDDTNHTVSTILDSGINQSLILWLPPAGREAVVSAAPGFTQVYDSENDTTGKNNSHLNVKYSNLSTTRISELRKDNVTVNLWVVNERWLFSLLWCAGASSVTTNACHLLKEMKGPDWVMAKDTYTIAWIVVDVLSFLIMAGLFIWQRNRDAKKQYACLER